One Oncorhynchus masou masou isolate Uvic2021 unplaced genomic scaffold, UVic_Omas_1.1 unplaced_scaffold_618, whole genome shotgun sequence genomic region harbors:
- the si:dkey-39a18.1 gene encoding uncharacterized protein si:dkey-39a18.1, with protein sequence MHLPRIMKRTQSPHRETVSPVLSYYSEPAYLQHRKDVTRDLASLPGATRRGALDEEDQEETLSLRSMPSMTSALSHASKVKRSRGFPKRHTIPELRLPPVTKIHPDPRASLELRGTGYLRCSRLPPIIKSTRTHEPLHQERPPGPAGYRPEKQGDVPSGLPEKKTVGLKKQGDVPSGLPEKKTVGLKKQGDVPSGLPEKKTVGLKKQGDVPSGLPEKKTVGLTKSFNNEDLLKVPVGTMSKIISDPPPTEPLRITSHSPALQAAYPITPDNETQTRKPEEDRKPPYPRVLSSTSTCAISNTIGPEKVYRFQPHLLRDNPPPYSSEWTDPKALTQGRTEWTEPRAPTQGRGEMLLIRLSITWSKAENSSNLSQSQSQLQRCPIRPLKPALRRLPISNTRRLRDWGTTLGCLWEEEEEGCVPPPVPVQPGLLEPFTGFKEHLCRQLLHPPTPLAQLLEKASEGDHIDTQADRPDSASPYRAAVWISGSRRGSTQNPHDQTNSFPQAPPPSLTQ encoded by the exons ATGCACCTCCCCAGGATCATGAAGAGAACCCAGTCACCCCACAGAGAGACcgtttcccctgtcctctcatACTACTCAGAGCCAGCCTACCTGCAGCACCGTAAG GATGTGACTAGAGATCTGGCCTCGCTGCCTGGTGCAACGAGAAGAGGAGCCCTGGATGAGGAAGACCAGGAAGAGACGCTGAGCCTACGGAGCATGCCCAGTATGACAAGCGCCCTGAGTCACGCCTCAAAGGTGAAAAGGTCACGGGGCTTCCCGAAGAGACACACCATCCCCGAGCTCAGACTGCCCCCTGTTACGAAGATTCACCCTGACCCCAG AGCCAGTCTGGAATTGAGGGGTACTGGCTACCTGAGATGTTCCAGACTTCCACCCATCATCAAATCTACCAGAACCCATGAGCCTCTGCACCAGGAAAGACCCCCAGGTCCAGCTGGGTACAG GCCTGAGAAGCAGGGAGACGTTCCCTCTGGACTACCAGAGAAGAAGACTGTTGGTCTGAAGAAGCAGGGAGACGTTCCCTCTGGACTACCAGAGAAGAAGACTGTTGGTCTGAAGAAGCAGGGAGACGTTCCCTCTGGACTACCAGAGAAGAAGACTGTTGGTCTGAAGAAGCAGGGAGACGTTCCCTCTGGACTACCAGAGAAGAAGACTGTTGGTCTGACGAAGAGTTTTAATAATGAGGACCTCCTCAAAGTACCTGTTGGGACCATGTCCAAGATCATTTCTGATCCACCTCCAACTGAGCCCCTACGCATCACGTCCCACAGCCCCGCGCTGCAGGCCGCGTACCCGATCACCCCTGACAACGAAACGCAAACCAGGAAGCCAGAGGAAGATAGAAAACCCCCGTATCCCAGAGTCCTCTCTTCTACATCCACCTGCGCTATATCTAACACCATCGGTCCTGAGAAAGTATACAGATTCCAGCCACACCTTCTGAGAGATAACCCCCCTCCATACTCCTCTGAGTGGACCGATCCAAAGGCTTTAACCCAAGGAAGGACTGAGTGGACTGAACCAAGGGCTCCAAcccaggggaggggagagatgttGTTGATCAGACTGAGCATCACATGGTCCAAGGCTGAGAACAGCAGCAACCTgagtcagtcccagtctcagctccagcGTTGCCCCATCCGTCCCCTGAAACCAGCCCTGAGAAGACTACCCATCTCCAACACGAGGAGGCTGAGGGACTGGGGGACGACGTTGGGCTGtctgtgggaggaggaggaggaggggtgtgtccCACCCCCGGTCCCAGTCCAGCCTGGGTTACTGGAACCCTTTACAGGGTTCAAAGAGCACCTCTGTCGCCAGcttctccacccccccacccccctggcTCAGCTCCTGGAGAAGGCCTCAGAGGGAGACCATatagacacacaggcagacagaccg GACTCTGCCAGCCCATACCGTGCAGCTGTCTGGATCTCAGGGTCCAGGAGGGGCTCTACCCAGAATCCCCATGACCAGACCAACTCCTTCCCCCAAGCTccccctccttcactcacacagtAA